Below is a genomic region from Pan troglodytes isolate AG18354 chromosome X, NHGRI_mPanTro3-v2.0_pri, whole genome shotgun sequence.
CCCCAGAGTGGAAGAGGGCGGAGGCTAATCCAAGAGACCTTGGGGCCAGCTGGGATGTCAGGGGCAGCAGAGGCAGTGGCTGGAGAGGCCCCTTCGGCCATCAGGGACCGAGAGCAGCAGGCTCCCGTGAACCACCACTCtgctttaaaataaagaacaatatGGTTGGTGCGGTCATTGGTTACAGTGGatcaaaaataaaagatctaCAACATTCGACAAACACTAAAATACAGATCATAAACGGGGAATCTGAAGCAAAAGTCAGAATTTTTGGCAATAGGGAAATGAAAGCAAAGGCCAAAGCGGCTATAGAAACACttattagaaaacaagaaagctaCAACTCAGAATCCAGTGTGGATAATGCTGCATCCCAAACCCCTATTGGAAGAAATCTAGGCAGAAATGACATTGTTGGAGAAGCTGAGCCATTGTCAAATTGGGGTCGCATTAGGGCAGCAGTCGTGGAGCGCGAAAAGAGAAAATGGGCAGATCTACCACCAGTTAAGAAAAACTTTTACATAGAATCCAAAGCAACAAGCTGGATATCTGAAATGCAGGTGATTAACTGGAGAAAGGAAAATTTCAACATAATGTGTGATGACTTGAAAAGTGGTGAAAAGCGTCTCATTCCAAACCCAACTTGTAGGCTTCAAGACGCTTTTCAGCAATACCCTGATCTTCTGAAAAGCATAATAAGGGTAGGGATTGTAAAGCCAACGCCAATTCAGTCACAGGCATGGCCAATTATTCTACAAGGAATAGATCTTATAGAAGTTGCACAAACCGGAACAGGGAAAACATTGTCCTATCTAATGCCTGGGTTTATTCATCTTGATTCTCAACCAATATCTAGAGAGCAAAGGAATGGGCCTGGGATGCTAGTCCTTACACCCACTAGAAAGTTGGCTCTTCACGTGGAAGCTGAATGTTCAAAGTATTCATATAAAGGTCTTAAAAGCATTTGCGTATATGGTGGTAGAAACAGAAATGGACAAATAGAAGACATTAGCAAAGGTGTAGATATCATTATTGCAACTCCTGGGAGGCTGAATGACCTACAAATGAATAACTCTGTCAACCTAAGAAGCATAACCTACTTGGTTATAGATGAGGCAGATAAAATGCTGGATATGGAATTTGAACCCCAGATAATGAAGATTTTATTAGATGTGCGCCCAGACCGACAGACTGTTATGACAAGTGCAACTTGGCCAGATACTGTACGTCAACTAGCACTTTCTTATTTGAAAGATCCTATGATGGTTTATGTTGGTAATCTGAATCTAGTGGCTGTAAATACACTGAAGCAAAATATAATTGTtaccacagaaaaagaaaaacaagctctCACCCAAGAATTCGTAGAGAACATGTCACCCAACGACAAAGTCATCATGTTTGTCAGCCAAAAACATATTGCTGATGACTTGTCAAGCGACTTCAATATCCAAGGCATATCTGCAGAATCATTACATGGCAACAGTGAACAGAGTGATCGAGAGCGAGCAGTAGAGGACTTTAAAAGTGGAAACATAAAGATACTGATTACAACTGATATAGTATCCCAAGGTCTTGATCTTAATGATGTCACACATGTATATAATTACGATTTCCCAAGGAATATTGACGTATATGTACACAGAGTAGGGTACATTGGACGGACAGGAAAGACTGGCACATCAGTTACCCTCATCACTCAGAGAGATTCGAAAATGGCCGGTGAATTGATTAAAATTCTGGACAGAGCAAATCAGAGTGTTCCGGAAGATCTTGTAGTAATGGCTGAGCAATACAAGTTAAATCAACAAAAGAGGCACAGAAAAACACGATCAAGAAAACATGGACAAAGACgcaagaagttttattttttaagttgaaaagtTGTACCAGGCTACTGGAAGATTCCAGGCATGTTAAAGATATGCAGTATTGAATATATGTAAGGAAGTATTGGAAACATACTAGCCATTTGAAGACATAACTAATTCTTAATTAATACTGCTAAACTTTCAATATTGTGTATgctccttaattttaaaaaagtctcaaaaatgaGAGAGTGAGAGACTGTGTGAAGAGAAAGTAAATGTTACGTGTTGGTTAAAgtttaatttctcttaaaaatacttttattttaggtttgggggtatatgtgaaggtttgttaaagaaacgtgtcatgggggtttatcAACTTTCAATATTGTGTAtgttccttaattttaaaaaaagtctcaaaaatgtCAGAGAGACTATGTGAAGAGAAGGTAAATGTTATGTGTTggataaagtttaatttctcttaaaaatacttttattttaggtttgggggtatatG
It encodes:
- the DDX53 gene encoding DEAD box protein 53, whose translation is MSHWAPEWKRAEANPRDLGASWDVRGSRGSGWRGPFGHQGPRAAGSREPPLCFKIKNNMVGAVIGYSGSKIKDLQHSTNTKIQIINGESEAKVRIFGNREMKAKAKAAIETLIRKQESYNSESSVDNAASQTPIGRNLGRNDIVGEAEPLSNWGRIRAAVVEREKRKWADLPPVKKNFYIESKATSWISEMQVINWRKENFNIMCDDLKSGEKRLIPNPTCRLQDAFQQYPDLLKSIIRVGIVKPTPIQSQAWPIILQGIDLIEVAQTGTGKTLSYLMPGFIHLDSQPISREQRNGPGMLVLTPTRKLALHVEAECSKYSYKGLKSICVYGGRNRNGQIEDISKGVDIIIATPGRLNDLQMNNSVNLRSITYLVIDEADKMLDMEFEPQIMKILLDVRPDRQTVMTSATWPDTVRQLALSYLKDPMMVYVGNLNLVAVNTLKQNIIVTTEKEKQALTQEFVENMSPNDKVIMFVSQKHIADDLSSDFNIQGISAESLHGNSEQSDRERAVEDFKSGNIKILITTDIVSQGLDLNDVTHVYNYDFPRNIDVYVHRVGYIGRTGKTGTSVTLITQRDSKMAGELIKILDRANQSVPEDLVVMAEQYKLNQQKRHRKTRSRKHGQRRKKFYFLS